GCTGATGGAGCGGCTTGAGGCGGCGGAAGCCGGTGGGGCCGCCGAGGCCGGGCCCTCCGAGCCGGCGCACATCCCGTCCGTGCAGCCTGTCACGGACGCCTTGGACGACGAGCCCGCGGAAGCGACGACGGGCGAGCGCGACGCGTTCGACCTGGCGGCGGAGCTCGCGGGCGAAATCGACAACTTCGGCGACGACGCCGGGGCCACGCCGCTGCCCGCGGAGGAGGACTTCCAGTACTCGGTGGAGGAGGTCTTTTCCGAGTTCAAGAAGAGCCTGGCCAAGGTCGTGAAGCCCGAGGACGTGGACACGCACTACGACCTGGGCATCGCCTACAAGGAGATGGGGCTGCTGGACGACGCGCTCCACGAGTTCGACGTGGCCCGGCAGGGCAGCGTGGGGACGAAGCGCGAGCTCGACTGCATCACCATGATGGGCATGCTCCAGTTGCTGCGCGGTGACGCGGTCGCGGCCGTGGAGGCCTTCCGCGAGGGCCTGGGCAACCCGAATGCGACGGGTGAGGCGGCGAAGGCGTTGGGCTTCGAGCTGGCGGCGGCCTACGAGGCGCAGGGCGACGAGGGCAAGGCGCTCTTCCACTACCAGCGGGTGGCGGCGATGGACGCGAAGTACCGCGACGTGAGCGGGCACGTGTCCCGGCTTGCCGCGACGGTGGCGCCGGTGGAGGATCTGGTCCCGATGCCTTCCACCAACGGGGCCAAGGCCAGCAGCGCGCCCGCACCCGCGGGGGCCGCGGCACCCACCACGACTCCGATTCCAGCGGCTGGCGCGTCCAAGGCGCGCAAGGTCGGCTACCTGTAGTTGCACCCCCCGAGGTCCGGCGAGCCCATGACTACGTACCTGGACTTCTTCGAGCTGACCCAGGAGCCCTTCTCCAACGCTCCGGTCAGCCGCTTCTATTACAACTCCGCCCAGCACTCGCAGGCGCTCACCCGGTTGATGCACGCGGTGAGCTACATGAAGGGCCTGTCCATCCTCGTCGGTGACATCGGCGCGGGAAAGACGACGCTGGCCCGCCGCATGCTCGACTCGCTTCCGGAGTCCGAGTACGAGGCCGCGCTGCTGGTCATCATCCACTCGGGCATCACCGCCAACTGGCTGCTGCGCCGCATCGCGCTCCAACTGGGCGTGGAGAACCCCGCGCAGGAGAAGCTGGCGCTGCTGTCGCAGCTCTACCAGCGGCTGCTCCAAATCTATGAGTCCGGCAAGAAGGCCGTCGTGCTCATCGACGAGGCGCAGATGCTGGAGACGCGCGAGCTGATGGAGGAGTTCCGGGGGCTGCTCAACCTGGAAGTCCCCGAGCGCAAGCTCATCTCCTTCGTCTTCTTCGGCCTGCCGGAGATTGAAAAGAACCTGAAGCTGGACGCGCCGCTCGCGCAGCGCGTGGCCATGCGCTACCGGCTGGAGCCCTTCACCGCCGAGTCCACCGAGGCCTACGTCAAGCACCGCCTCCGGCTCGCGGGTTGCCCGCGGATGCCCTTCAGTCCCGAGGCGCTGCTGGCCGTACACCAGCACTCCTCCGGCTCGCCCCGCGTCATCAACACCCTGTGTGACAACGCGCTCTTCGAGGCGTTCCTGGCGCGCGAGCAGACGGTGTCCGCGGAGCTGGTCCACCGCATCGGGAAGAACCTGGGCCTGCTCGGGGTGAACACGGCCACCGGGCAGGCAGCCGAGCGGCCGAACGCTCCCGCGTCGGCGCTCCCCAGGACGACGAGCAGCAAGGTGGACCTCGCGGAGATCGACCGCTACCTCGAAGGGCTGGGTAAACTGTAGCGGCTTTGTCCTCTCAGAGCCGCCACGGTGCGCGCAGGGCGCTGCTGTTGGTGCTCCTCGTCTTGTCGGGGAGCGTGCTCCTGTTGCGCATGCCGGAGACCTGGGAGCTGGCCTGCACGTTGGGCCGCAGGCACCTGCCGGAAGTGATGGGGTTGGATGTCGGGCTCGGCCGCTGCGAGTTGGATCCGCTCGGCTCCCGCGTGGTGGTGCACGGCTTCTCGCTCTTCCTTCCGGGCACGGATACGCCGCTGGTGGCGGTGGACCGGGCGGAGGTGCAGCTTGGATTCCTGCAGCCCCTGCGCGGCCGGCTGACGCTGGCGAGCGTGAAGGCGTCGCGTCCTCGGGTGGTGCTCGACCTGTCGCGACCGAGCGCGCCGAAGGAGCCAAAGCCGGCCTTCTGTTTCCTGGAGCCGTTGGAGCACCTGCGCGTGGCGAAGCTGGACATCGCCGGCGCAGAGCTGCGGCTCGCGCTGCCAGAGGGGCGGCGCGTGGAGGTGGACGAGCTGAACGTCCATTGGGACGAACAGTGGGGCGTCATCGAGCTCGACGTGGAGGCCCGGCGTGGGCTCGTACGCCTGGGGCCGGATGGGCGGGAGCTGACGCTGGGGCAGCTCGTGGTCGCGGGCGCGCTCGACCCGGATGAAGCCCTGTTGGAGCTGGAGCGCGCGGAGGTGTCACTGGACGACATCACCACCACCGTGTCGGGCCGCGTGGACTCGCTGTGTTCGCCGCGGCTGGCCCTGGACGCGCAGGTGTTCCTCCCGCTGCGCTCGCTCTATCAGGCCCGGTTGATTCCCAGTCCCGCGACGGGACACCTCTGGACGCGTGTCTCCATCGCGGGAAAGGCGGAGTCCCCCGCGGTGTCCCTGGAGCTGTCGGGCAACAGCCTGGGCTATGCGCAGTTCGGGCCGACGAACCTCAGCGCGCGCCTGTCATATTCGGGGGACGAGGTCCTCCTGGAGGACGTCACCATCCCCGTGGGCGCGGGCAAGGTCCACGCGACGGGGCGCCTGGGCCTCACGCCCACCTTCCCGCTGGAGGTGACGCTCGCGACGGAGGACGCGTCGCTGGGCCGCATCCTGGACCGTGCGGGCGTGAAGGGCTCCTGGGTGGACTTCCCGGCGACGCTGGACGCGCACCTGACGGGCAACCTGCTGCCGAAGTTCTCGTTGTCGGGGCCGTTGGACCTGCGCACGGGCCGCTTCGTGCTGGCCACGCACGCATTCGACACGCAGCCCCGAGACGGGCTCACCATCCTGTCCTTCGAGAAGGGACGGGCGCAGGCGCAGGTGAAGATTCAGCCGGACCGCGTGGCCTTCAGCAACGTCTCGGTGGAGACGGGCCACTCGAAGGTGACGGCGGATGTGGCGCTGCTGCTCTCCGGTGGGCTGGGCCTGGACATCCACGGGAAGGGCGACGTGGACCTGGCGGACTTCGGCCACATCGCGGGCCTGCCCTGGGCCGGACGCGGGAGCGCCACGTACACGATTACGGGCCCCGCCGCGGACGTGAAGGTGGAAGCGGGGTTGTCCTTCCGCGACTTCGAGTTCTGGAACCTGTCGCTGGGCGTGCTGCAGGGGAAGCTGGGCTACAAGGACAACGTGCTGACGTTCCCCTCCTTCTCCGGACAGAAGGGGCGCACGCCGTACTACGGCAAGGCCGGGGTGAACTTCGGGCGGCTGCTCAACCTCCGCTTGGAGGTGAATGTCCCGCAGGGCCGCTCCGAGGACCTGGTGGACGTGGTGGCGGGGCTGAGCCCCTCGCTCGCGGTGATGCAGGGCACGTTGGGTGGGACGGTCTCCGGCCGCGTCGAGGTGGACAGCCCCGTGGAGAAGCTGGAGGGGCTGGTGGCCTTCGACCTGAAGGACACCACCTACTACGGGCGGCGCATGGGCGACGGGGAGACCCGGCTGCGCTTCGTGGACGGCAAGGCCATGGTGCTGGAGCGCACCACCCTCACGGGCCCGTTGGGCCGCACGTGGGCGGAGGGCACGTTCACCTTCGCGGGCGGCCTGGACTACCGCTTCGGAGGTGACGGGCTGTCGCTGGCGGAAGCCGTGGACCCGGAGCTCGCCGGACGCATGGGCATCCAGGGGACGATGGTGATGGACGGCGTCGTGTCCGGCACCGCCGACGTGCCCGTGGTGGACATGACGCTGCGCGCGCCGCGCGTCACCTTCGCCGAGCGGAACCTGGGCGCCATGGACCTCACCGGGAAGATGGTGGGGAAGAACTTCGAGGTGTGGGGCCATCCCTTCCGGGACGCGAAGGGCCGCATCCTCATGAAGGTGCAGGAAGGGTGGCCCTACGAAGCCCAGGGCTCCTTCGCCCTGCCGGAGATTCGCCCGCTGCTGCCGGACGCGCCGATGTGGGCGGGCGTCAGCGGTTCGCTCGCGGGCACGGTGACCTCCAAGGGGTTGCTGCTGGAGCTGGCCGGGTCGCAGGTGAACGCCACCGTGGAGCGGCTGGCCCTCTCGCGCGACGACCTGAGAGGGGAGAACGCCGGGCCCATCGTGCTCGCCTACGCGGGGGGCCGCACGGACGTGCAGCCCTTCCGTTTCAAAGGGCAGCATGTGGACCTGACGCTCGGCGGCTGGATGAGCCAGCGCGGATTGGACGTCACGCTGCGCGGTGGGCTGGACGTGCGCCTGCTGGAGTCGCTGATGCCGTCCATGGTGGAGCGGGCCTCCGGGCGCGTCACCGTGGACGCGGGGGCCTCCGGCACGCTGGACAAGCCCTCCGTGATGGGGACCGCCGAGTTGTTCGACATGCGGCTGGCCATGCGCGACTGGCCCGTCCAGGTGCGCAACATGTCCGGGCGCGTGGAGATGACGGGCCAGCGGGTGCTGGTGGAGCACCTGCAGGGGCAAATCAACGAAGGCCGGGTGTCCGCGCGTGGCGACGTGCGGCTGGAGCGCTTCCTGCCGAAGCGACTGGGCCTCACGGTGCAGTTGGACGAGGTGCCCTACCGCTTCACGGAGGACCTGCCCGCGACCTACTCCGGCCTGCTCCAGGTGGTGGGGCCGCCCAAGGGCTTCACCGTCACCGGCGGCATCGACATCGTGAAGATGCGCTACCAGAAGGCGCTGGACGTGGAGTCGCTGCTGAAGACGCTCCAGAAGCGCACCTCGCACCCGGCGGCGTTGAGCTCCGCGTCCGCTTCGGGCGAGCCGCCCAAGCCCTGGGTCCTCTGGGACGTGAACGTGCACTTCGGTGACGTCCGGGTGGACAACAACCTGGCCAAGGCGCGGCTGCTCGGCGACGTGCGGCTGACGGGGACGGACCTGCGGCCGGGGTTGCTCGGCCGGGTGGAGCTGGCGGAGGGCAGCCAGGCGTTCTTCCGCAACAACCCCTTCACCATCAACCAGGGGCAGCTCGAGTTCCAGGACGCGACGCAAATCGACCCCGTCTTCGAGGTCCAGGCCCAGACGCTGGTGCGTGAGTTCGTCGTCCGGTTGCACGCCTTCGGCAAGGTGGCGGACCCCCAGATTCTGCTTTCATCCGAGCCCGCGCTGGTGGAGGGGGACATCATCTCCCTGCTGACCCTCGGGTTCACCTCCTCGGACCAGGACACGGCGGCCTCGGCGGGCGCCGGGCTGGCGGCCGAGGCCCTCTTCAACGTGTCGGGGCTGGACCGGCAACTCCAGCGGTTCCTTCCCAGCAATCCGGTGTTGAGAGATTTGTCCCTTCAGATTTCGACCACCTATAACGACGCCACCCGGCAAGCGGAGCCGACCGCGCAACTGGAGTCGAAGTTCCTGAGCGAGCAGCTTAAAATCGGCATGACGCAACCCGTGAGCGGGCGCGGCACGCGGGCGCGGGCCGAGTACCGTTTCGATGACCGACTCTCCGCGCAGGCCCAGTGGGACAACGAGAACAACGAAGCCTCGTTTGGAAACCTCGGGCTCGAGCTGAAGCTGAGCTGGGAGGTCGAGTAGCCCGCGCCCTGGTGCTGCTGGCGCTGGGGCTCTGCGTCCTCTTCACGCTCCCAGCGCACGCTCGGGGCGACGACGGCAGCGCGTTCGGCGCCGAGGTCGTCGCGGTGGAGCTGCACCTGCCTGGCGG
This genomic window from Myxococcus hansupus contains:
- a CDS encoding ExeA family protein, translating into MTTYLDFFELTQEPFSNAPVSRFYYNSAQHSQALTRLMHAVSYMKGLSILVGDIGAGKTTLARRMLDSLPESEYEAALLVIIHSGITANWLLRRIALQLGVENPAQEKLALLSQLYQRLLQIYESGKKAVVLIDEAQMLETRELMEEFRGLLNLEVPERKLISFVFFGLPEIEKNLKLDAPLAQRVAMRYRLEPFTAESTEAYVKHRLRLAGCPRMPFSPEALLAVHQHSSGSPRVINTLCDNALFEAFLAREQTVSAELVHRIGKNLGLLGVNTATGQAAERPNAPASALPRTTSSKVDLAEIDRYLEGLGKL
- a CDS encoding translocation/assembly module TamB domain-containing protein, which gives rise to MSSQSRHGARRALLLVLLVLSGSVLLLRMPETWELACTLGRRHLPEVMGLDVGLGRCELDPLGSRVVVHGFSLFLPGTDTPLVAVDRAEVQLGFLQPLRGRLTLASVKASRPRVVLDLSRPSAPKEPKPAFCFLEPLEHLRVAKLDIAGAELRLALPEGRRVEVDELNVHWDEQWGVIELDVEARRGLVRLGPDGRELTLGQLVVAGALDPDEALLELERAEVSLDDITTTVSGRVDSLCSPRLALDAQVFLPLRSLYQARLIPSPATGHLWTRVSIAGKAESPAVSLELSGNSLGYAQFGPTNLSARLSYSGDEVLLEDVTIPVGAGKVHATGRLGLTPTFPLEVTLATEDASLGRILDRAGVKGSWVDFPATLDAHLTGNLLPKFSLSGPLDLRTGRFVLATHAFDTQPRDGLTILSFEKGRAQAQVKIQPDRVAFSNVSVETGHSKVTADVALLLSGGLGLDIHGKGDVDLADFGHIAGLPWAGRGSATYTITGPAADVKVEAGLSFRDFEFWNLSLGVLQGKLGYKDNVLTFPSFSGQKGRTPYYGKAGVNFGRLLNLRLEVNVPQGRSEDLVDVVAGLSPSLAVMQGTLGGTVSGRVEVDSPVEKLEGLVAFDLKDTTYYGRRMGDGETRLRFVDGKAMVLERTTLTGPLGRTWAEGTFTFAGGLDYRFGGDGLSLAEAVDPELAGRMGIQGTMVMDGVVSGTADVPVVDMTLRAPRVTFAERNLGAMDLTGKMVGKNFEVWGHPFRDAKGRILMKVQEGWPYEAQGSFALPEIRPLLPDAPMWAGVSGSLAGTVTSKGLLLELAGSQVNATVERLALSRDDLRGENAGPIVLAYAGGRTDVQPFRFKGQHVDLTLGGWMSQRGLDVTLRGGLDVRLLESLMPSMVERASGRVTVDAGASGTLDKPSVMGTAELFDMRLAMRDWPVQVRNMSGRVEMTGQRVLVEHLQGQINEGRVSARGDVRLERFLPKRLGLTVQLDEVPYRFTEDLPATYSGLLQVVGPPKGFTVTGGIDIVKMRYQKALDVESLLKTLQKRTSHPAALSSASASGEPPKPWVLWDVNVHFGDVRVDNNLAKARLLGDVRLTGTDLRPGLLGRVELAEGSQAFFRNNPFTINQGQLEFQDATQIDPVFEVQAQTLVREFVVRLHAFGKVADPQILLSSEPALVEGDIISLLTLGFTSSDQDTAASAGAGLAAEALFNVSGLDRQLQRFLPSNPVLRDLSLQISTTYNDATRQAEPTAQLESKFLSEQLKIGMTQPVSGRGTRARAEYRFDDRLSAQAQWDNENNEASFGNLGLELKLSWEVE